The following coding sequences are from one Ursus arctos isolate Adak ecotype North America unplaced genomic scaffold, UrsArc2.0 scaffold_23, whole genome shotgun sequence window:
- the LOC113249394 gene encoding LOW QUALITY PROTEIN: olfactory receptor 4F3/4F16/4F29-like (The sequence of the model RefSeq protein was modified relative to this genomic sequence to represent the inferred CDS: inserted 1 base in 1 codon): MDGVNHSVVSELVFLGVTNSWEIQLLFVFCSIFYVASMMGNSLIMLTVTSDPHLHSPMYFLLANLTFIDLGVSSVISPKMIYDLFRKRKVISFGGCITQIFFLHVIGGVEMVLLIAMAFDRYVAICKPLHYLTIMNRKMCILLLVATWVIGLTHSVIQLVFVIKLPFCGPNVLDSFFCDFPRLIKLACTDTYSLXFMVIANSGFISLGSFFILIVSYSSILTTVWKHSSRRSSKALSTSATHVMVVILCFGPCIFVYIWPHPTSRFDKFLAVFDAVLIPFFNSVIYTFRNKEMKVAMRRVCSQFITYRRIS; this comes from the exons ATGGATGGAGTGAATCACTCTGTGGTGTCAGAGTTGGTGTTCCTGGGAGTCACCAACTCCTGGGAGATCCAACTTCTCTTTGTGTTCTGCTCCATATTTTATGTGGCAAGCATGATGGGAAACTCCCTCATCATGCTCACTGTGACTTCTGACCCTCACTTACATTCCCCCATGTACTTTCTGTTGGCCAACCTCACCTTCATTGACCTTGGAGTTTCTTCTGTCATTTCTCCGAAGATGATTTATGACCTTTTCAGAAAACGTAAAGTCATCTCCTTTGGTGGCTGCATCACTCAGATCTTCTTTCTCCATGTCATTGGTGGTGTGGAGATGGTGCTGCTCATTGCCATGGCCTTTGACAGATATGTTGCCATATGTAAACCTCTGCATTATTTGACTATTATGAAccgaaaaatgtgtattttgcttcTGGTAGCTACATGGGTAATTGGCTTGACCCACTCAGTGATTCAATTGGTTTTCGTTATAAAATTGCCATTCTGTGGCCCTAATGTGTTAGACAGCTTTTTCTGTGACTTCCCTCGGTTAATCAAACTGGCCTGCACAGACACCTACAGTC GATTCATGGTCATAGCCAACAGTGGGTTTATATCTCTGGGATCATTCTTCATATTGATTGTCTCCTACAGTTCTATCCTGACCACTGTTTGGAAACACTCCTCAAGACGCTCATCCAAGGCCCTCTCCACTTCAGCAACTCATGTCATGGTGGTGATTTTGTGCTTTGGTCCTTGCATCTTTGTTTATATCTGGCCTCACCCCACATCACGCTTCGACAAATTTCTTGCTGTTTTTGATGCAGTTCTTATTCCCTTTTTTAATTCAGTCATCTATACATTcaggaacaaagaaatgaaagtggCAATGAGGAGAGTATGCAGTCAGTTTATTACTTACAGAAGGATTTCATAA